Proteins found in one Acipenser ruthenus chromosome 18, fAciRut3.2 maternal haplotype, whole genome shotgun sequence genomic segment:
- the LOC131698664 gene encoding sprouty-related, EVH1 domain-containing protein 1-like, producing MSEESGNPNNDDSYARVRAVVMTRDDSSGGWLPWGGGGLSCVTVYKVNRQEENGCTDFLIHGERLKDKTVVLECILKKDLVYNKVTPIFHHWRISDKKFGLTFQSPADARAFDRGIRRAIEDIHQGCPTSYNEPEIDEDGLQVSTLYC from the exons TGATAGTTATGCACGCGTGCGAGCAGTGGTGATGACCCGAGATGACTCAAGTGGTGGATGGCTGCCGTGGGGAGGGGGTGGACTCAGCTGTGTTACGGTCTACAAAGTCAATCGTCAGGAAGAAAATGGCTGCACCGATTTTCTTATCCATGGAGAGAGACTAAAGGACAAAACA GTGGTATTGGAGTGTATATTGAAAAAGGACCTGGTATACAACAAGGTGACCCCAATATTTCACCACTGGAGGATCAGTGACAAAAAGTTTGGACTCACTTTTCAGAGTCCTGCTGATGCAAGAGCATTCGACAGAGGCATTCGCAGAGCCATCGAGGATATCCACCAAG gtTGCCCAACATCATACAATGAACCAGAAATTGATGAAGATGGCTTACAAGTAAGTACATTATATTgttaa